GTCAGGATCTGGACGAGGCCGACCAGGGCAATGACCCAGATGTGGCCTGCCGCCAGCACCgcgaagaagaagacaatcATGACGAGCGACCAGATGGTTCGCACAATGAATgcctgcttcttggactcgggCGACGAgtccttggcagcctttTTCAGATACTCGGCCTCTCGTGACGAGTCTCTGGACGTGTTGAGCGACGACACTTTGGAGTTTGCTCGCGAGGTGACTCTGGAGACAGAGGCCGAGTCTGCTCCGGACGTGTGGGCGTCAATTTTTTCAGACATGGCTCATCAAGTCGTGTCGGGGATCCACGGGGTATGCAGTTTGGGGCTGCGGCGAAGGGGAGTGTTTTTTgtggggtggtggggggAGGAACCTGAAGAGTGGTTGTTGGAGAAACGTGGTTGGAAAATGATGTCCACTGTGTTTTTACACTTTTTGCTTGACCTGAAacttttgtctttttttttaatttttttttttacctCCCAATACTCCCAAGAAGCCTTGACCAGCCAGTGTGGGGTCTCTACGAGTTACTACAGCAGCTGTCAaggttcttgttgagctggagaaTGCAAGGCACCGAGAGGTGAGGCGTCGGCCATTGAGCCCAAGCGACGGCGGGATCTCTGCCACGTGATCAAGAACCCTCCATCCACGGCCACAACACTCACGTCTTTCGCCACCAGGCTCACTCACATCCAGCCTGCCGCTCTATTAACTCGTGTCTGTCGCGCGGAGCTGCATCCACCAACACACCCAACGTCATGCTCGGAGATGCAGTCTGCAACGTGAAAAAAACGATTGGTTGGCATGTTTGGGGGCACGACAATAACGGCCTCTAGAATAGCGACAAGAACCGAGAAAATCGACTTGGGAAAACCCCGCCCCCGTGCCCGCCCATTGTTGCTGCAACGTcacccttttttttctcgcAAGCACGTGGCCCTCATTGCTTCTGTGTGATGTGACCTTTGGGTGTCAGACGTCCCACATCCAAGTAGTGAGTTGCGTCAACAGTGTTGAAGAAGCTAATTGGGAGCTCTGTGTATGGTGGTGAGTTTAAATATAATAAGGGAGAAAATCGGCCGTGAACACAATCCGAttggacacaaaaacagcaCAAGTGGGCATTTAAAGGCCTGACGAGCCCACTTCCAGCTCTTCACGCACTCCGACGTCTACCACCAACACTAACCCCCCCCACATGACGTCACCTACACGTCAGATCCGAAATCACAGGCCGAAATAAAAATAAGGGCCCTCACAGCTCCACTGCATCCAACCGGGCTCACCAAACTCTAAGAGTACCAGCTCGGGGGGAACCAACAGGGGGGGTCTCTGGAGCGGGGTATCGCGCAGTTGGAAGACATGGCACCAGATACCATGAACAGCCATTTCAGGGTCATGTTCATGTGACCCAATGGCACGTGTCGGCCATTCCAGTCGGCCAAACTCACACCCAGATTAACACGCAGCTTATGTTTAGGTTAGTGCACGGGACATCCGATGCAGAGATCCGAGGTTGGTCAGCTCCAACCTGTTGAGCCGTTGATATTATGGTGTCACTGACAAGGGACCAGGGGGTACCGTATCCGTATCGTACATCTCTTGGTGCGGTACCTGTACTGGCAGTCTAAGCATGTCAGTCCTGTGAGTGATGGACTAGCGCACATCAGTATGATACGAAGTGCGCTgcacaagaaggaagacCGACACCGGAGCTTGAAAAGTACTGTGCCTCGGTGAGGTATTTCCCCCGAATtattgtacgagtacgagtactggtacatgCGATGCTGGCCAGAGAGCTGCCTGGCAAGATCGATCCTTGTGGTCAAGGAAGTACAACGTGCGACAGTCGGACATGTCTTGTTGACTCTTGTGGATGACAGGGAAGTGAAGCAACTACCAGGGGTATTGGGCGACCGTTTTGGATGAGACAAGTTCTCAGTCTGTTCAGACCAGATGCTGATACCTCAGACATGGATGGTGGAGTGACGCAGTTTGAGGTGAAGAATCGATAGACccaagtacttgtactacacCAGTAGTCATATTGGAGCTCTTGGTGAAGAGTTGTACAACGCTCTCGGATAGTGTCGGCAAAATATGGGTCTACGGCTACTGAGATCCATCTGTACTTCATTTCAGGGCTACCAGACGTATCTCACCCGTAGGGGGTACAACTGTCACCAGTATGGTAGATACAAGGTCTCCCGCAGCGACACAGGGCTTGGACGGACTCCCAATGTTACTATCCACTTATAGTAAAGGGACCGGCACTTCCGCTCTCTCTATTGTCTCAAGCTTAACTACAGTCccacagtacatactatactAGGAACTGGCAAAGCTATACGCTCATTCTGCTGGGACTTTTGTGAGCAGAACAGACGGGAAGATTCCGTGGAGTTCTAGGAGTTCGGCGATTGAAGTCTCCACATTTCAAGTTATCAAGTCATCATCAAGTCCTATCAAGAGTCCCTTTGACCTAGTAGTGACCACTCACTCACTCGGGGAAATCAAGGTCTCTCATATGACTCTCTGCACGAGGTTCGCGaatgagcttcttctccgagcCGAATCTCAATGTCACCAATAGCAGCTCTTTAGGACTCTCACACAAGAGCACCTTCGAGTCCCGACTTCCAGCCCAATTGCGTCAGATTCACCACCACAGAAGGCTGGTCGAACTATGACAACATCCTTATCTGTGCTCGTCTCTTTCAAACCAATCACGGCTTCACAGTTACGAACCACAGCCCGTGCTAGAGTATGTACCTTGTACAATGCACTCGGTAAGACATATGAATGGCTTCTCGCTTATGAATCAGAATCCAACACTCACCATGGTGAATCTCAGTCTACAATACAATATCACCCGTGGTTCTACAGTTCAGATACACGCTCGCTTCGGTCTACACGTCCGTTCACTTTACTATGCAAAGTTCACTCGATAGGATACGCAATTTTTACTCTAAACTACACTTAGAATCGTCGCTTCTGGGAAGAGAGGAAAGAAGAGTGGGTCTCGAGGGGAGAGGGGGTGAGGGCAGTCTCGGTCCACAGGTTGGGGGTCAGGAAGCCGTAGGTGTTGGCAATAGCAATGAAGGTAGCCTTGAGGGTGTTCTCCAGGGTTCGGGTGGAACCGGCAGAAGAGGTGTAGACATCCTTGATACCAccgagctgcagaagctTCTTGACAGCAGGGGAGGCAACAATGGAAGAACCTCGGGGGGCGGGGATGAGTCGAACGTTGACGGATCCACACTTTCCGGAGGTCTTGGTGGGGACGGTGTGAGGCTCACCAAGAGAAGAACCCCAGTATCCTCGTCGGACGGGGATGATGGCGAGCTTGGCAATGATGATGGCGGCTCGGATGGCGGTGgcaacctccttggcggtctTGATACCGAGACCGACGTGACCGTTGGAGTCACCAATGACAACGACAGCCTTGAATCGGGTTCGCTGACCGGCTCGGGTCTGCTTCTGGACGGGCTTGATCTTCATGACCTCATCCTCGAGAACGGGCAGGAGCTGGTCAACAATCTGGTACTCCTTGATGGGGAGAGCGTGCAGGTagatctcctccatggACTTGATGTGACCGGCCTTGACAAGTCGACCAAGCTTGGTGACGGGAACCCAtcccttctcctcgtcctttcggcctcggcctcggccacctcggCCACGGCCTCGTCCGCCACGGTCACCTCGACCACGGCCAAATCCACCTCGGGGAGCAGCTGCTTCAGTAGACATTTTTGATATATTTGTCGGTTGTGAAGATGAAATTCGTGGCTCGCTTTTTTCACTACCTGCAGTTGGGAGGAAAGAGTCTGTGACTGTTTTCCCAAACGGGAAAAATCATGtgacagagaagaaggctaAACAATGGAAGCTTATTTGgggtgatgagatggatggGGAACGGGATAATTGGGGA
This genomic interval from Yarrowia lipolytica chromosome 1E, complete sequence contains the following:
- a CDS encoding 40S ribosomal protein uS5 (Compare to YALI0E14465g, similar to uniprot|P25443 Saccharomyces cerevisiae YGL123w SUP44 40S small subunit ribosomal protein, similar to Saccharomyces cerevisiae RPS2 (YGL123W); ancestral locus Anc_6.129), whose translation is MSTEAAAPRGGFGRGRGDRGGRGRGRGGRGRGRKDEEKGWVPVTKLGRLVKAGHIKSMEEIYLHALPIKEYQIVDQLLPVLEDEVMKIKPVQKQTRAGQRTRFKAVVVIGDSNGHVGLGIKTAKEVATAIRAAIIIAKLAIIPVRRGYWGSSLGEPHTVPTKTSGKCGSVNVRLIPAPRGSSIVASPAVKKLLQLGGIKDVYTSSAGSTRTLENTLKATFIAIANTYGFLTPNLWTETALTPSPLETHSSFLSSQKRRF